The genome window CGAAAAAAATCTCAACGATCTTGAGAAGAAGGTCCGGTCGGATCTGCAGAAAATCGAGGAAGCGTTGGTGCGAAGTGAAGAACTGGTTGGGATCAAGCGCGACCTGATTCAGAAAAACCTGGAGTCGCTGGTCAAGATGTACTCCAGCATGAAAGCGACCGAGGCCGCCACCCTGATGGAGAGCATGGATCAGGACATCGCGGTGCAGATTCTTTCCAAAATGAAAAGCCGGGATGCCGGTGCGGTGCTGGGAAAAATGAACACCCAGGTGGCCAAAAACCTCACTGAAAAGATCGCCGGGAAAGCCAAACAGCCCTGACCGGTTTTCCTACTTGTTTTCCTGCCGGTTTTTTTTGGTTTTAGACTCTGCCGTGGCCAGCCCGAAGGACATCAGGTATTTCATTCCCTCTTCCACACTGATATCCATCGTTTCCACATCCTTGCGCGGCAGAACCAGATAAAATCCCAGCGTCACGTTGGGGATCAGCGGAATGAACACATTGACCGGTTCCTCATCAAAGTTTTCGCGGACCTCGCCCCGGGTGCGGCCCGCCACCAGACCGAACATGCGCATCCCGTCGTGTGGATACTTGACCACGACCACTTCATCGAAAGAACCGGTATCGGCTTCGGAAACCGCATCGGTGACTTTTTTGATGGTGGTGTAAACGCTACGGACGATGGGGGTCTGGTGCAGGATTCGGTCTCCCAGGGCCACCAGCTTCTTGCCGAAAAAATTGGTGGCCACCAACCCCACTGCAAAAATAATCAGGCAGACCATAAAGAAGCCCAGCCCCGGCAGGTAGAAATCCTCAGGCAGAGGCAGGTTCCAGCGGCGGATGACAAAGGAAATCCACGGAGCCATGATGCGATCCAGGTGGTTGATCACAAAGGCCAGGAGAAAGACCGTCAGGCCTGCGGGAATGAGGATCAACAAACCTGCTACCAGGTATTTTTTGAAAAACGTTTTCACAGCGAAGCCCTATCACCCCTCCGGGACACGCCCGGGAGAAATGGAATGTGATGCCGGTATTTTACCAGTTTCGGGGGGACGGCTACGACTTTTCTTCCAGTTTTTGGATGTGGCTTCGAACCCTCATGGTCAGGGCGGGGCGGGAGGACTGGGCGCGTGTCACAAACTGCTTGTAGTGCTCAATGGCTTCCGGGATGCGGTTCATCTGCTCATACAACAAGGCCAGATTGTAATAGCCTTCCGGCTGTTTGGGGTCCAGATTGATCACCTTGCGGTAAAGCATTTCGGCACGGCGGTAATGATTCTGCTTTTTGTAGATGATGGCCAGATTGTTGTAACTTTCTACATTACGGGAATCGATCTCCGTCGCTTTTTCATAGTACCGGATGGCGCTCATCGGATCCCCATGCAGGTAATACATGAGACCGAGGTTGTTGTAGGCCTTGACGTAGGCGGGATCAATGCGGACCGCCTGCAACAACTCCCGGATGGCCTCCTGGGAACGGCCCAACTTTTTGAAGATCAATGCCCGGTTGTTATGGATACGAGCGTTTCCGGGATCCAGACGTTTTGCCTTCTCATAAAATTCCAGCGCCAGAAAGTAATCTTCGTTTTGATGATGAAAGGAGGCGATATTGAAGTACCGCGATTTGTCGTCCATCGTTCGGGAATCCCGTCCGGTTTTCCACTTCTGCATGTCCGCCTCATTGGGCATGACGTGAATCGAGTCGTCGCCCGAAACGGATTTCTGTTCCGCCGCCAGGTCCAAAATCTGGTCCGATTTCTGCTCCGGCACGGCATTCTGTTGCATTGCCGGAACCGTTTCATTTTCATTCAGCAACGATGTCACCGGCACTTCCTGAGCCAGTTGAGTTCCTTCCGGCGCATTCTGCGTTTCCATTTTATCCTGAGGCGCATCCGTCAGGTCCGCTCCCAATCCTTCCGTCAGAGCGGCCACCTGCTCCAGGGACGATTCGGGTTTCACAAAGGGTGTGTAAGGAATCTTAGCCGGCTGTTTTTCCCCACCCGGAACGAGAGGCTGCGGTTGCGGCTTCGATTTGGACTTTAGCTTCGGCTCCGTTTTTATTTGATTGCCGGTGGTCGAGATCGACTGGACGGCGGCTTTTTCTTTTTCATTGTCTTTCGCGCCTCCCTTTTTCTTCAGCAACGGGGCCTGGCTCTTCTTCCCTGTCTCAGGCAATACCGCGACCGGGGGTTCCGGCTTCGCTGCCACAACCGCCAACAGACCGGTCCCTTCCACAGGGCCTTTCTCTGGAGGTGGGGTGTCTTTCTTTTTCTGGGACGGGTTTTCTTCCGGGACGCCGGTTTGCGGGGAAGTTCCTGTTTGGGCGATGTCCGGCCGAGGCGCCGCGGCCAGGATAAGAGGTTTGGTCCGTGCCTGATACTGCTGTGAGGGAACGAAGATCGTGAACCAGCCGCCGATTAAAATCAGCACCCAGCCCAGGACGACGCTTACTTTTTTTAAAATGTCCACCAACCCCGGCAAGTTTGAGAAACGTAGAACGTTGCGCTCGATTTGCTCCTTATCCCGGTCCCTGTCTTTTTGTGCTTTTTTCAGGCTATCCGCGATCAAACTCATGGAGGCGCATCCTCTCAACCCTTGGGATTGTATGAAAGCAATATAGGTTCGACTCCGGAATTTGCCAATCGAGATAAGTCCGTGCGGGCCGTCTTGACGTCTTCATAAGGGCCGGCATAAACCACATACCAGGGTTTCCCGGAACGGGTCGTTTCCCGAATGTAGGCGGGGTACCCCTTGCCTTCAAGCTCACCCAGGATGCGCGCCGCCTTGGACTTTTTTGTCCAGGAGCTGATCTGGATTCGGTAAAGTTCTTCCGGCGTCTGCTCGGAAAAGATCAACGGCAACTTGATTATTTTTTCTTCCCCGCCGGATTGGGAGTCCCGTTGATCACTCGCTTTCCTCGACGACGCCTTGGTCTGCGGGGAAGGTGCGGTGAGTGTCGGCGTCATCGGTTTGAATTCCGTTGTCACCCCGGGTTCCGTTCCTGCTCCAAATGGCACCATGGAACTGATGGAGTGCTTCAGATTCCTGATCGTCTGCAAGTAAGCCGTATCTCCCCGGACGAAGAACATGGTTCCCGCGATGAAGAACAGGATCGATGCCGCCACCGCCAACCGCAGCTTCATGATGAAATCGAATTTGGTGCGCTCACCGTCGTCCCCGAGAAGGCTTTTGATTGCCTGCCGCACGTGTTTGGCGTCGATGCATTTGTCACGAGCGTTGTAGCCCGCAAGCAACGCACGATCACAAACCAGATTGATCAGGCGCGGATATCCCTGCGTGTAGGAATGGATCGCTTTGAATGCGGTACGGCTGAACGTAACACGGGGAACCGCAGACGCCACACGCAGCCGGTGATAAATATACGTTCGGGTCTCGTCAGCGGACAGCGGTTTTAATTCGTAACGAACGGAGATGCGTTGATTCAGCTGTTTGAGTTGAGGCAGGCCCAGCTTTTCGTTGAATTCCGTCTGGCCGACAAAAATGATCTGCAGCAGTTTCTGTTTTTCCGTTTCCAGGTTGGACAGCAGCCGGACCTGTTCCAGAACATCGAGCGACAAGTTCTGCGCTTCATCAATGATGACGATGGTGGACCCACCCATCGCATACTGCGCCAGCAGAAAGTCGTTCAACGCATCCAGCAATTCTTTTTTCGACGCATGGCGCAACCACTTGGTTTCCTCAGGCGTCCATTTGCCGGCGGGGTCTCCACCGTGTCCGTTGTTTCCCGCCTGCAATTCGGAATCGACCGTCGTCGCCTTGTGCTCTATAAACTGCGGCTTGGCGCCTATATCCTGGACCAGCGCCCGCAACAGATCCGAAGAGGACAGCATGGGGTTGAGAATCAACGCCACCTTGTCCTGGGAATCGATGGTCTCCAGCAACGCCCGGCACAATGTGGTTTTTCCGGTTCCGATGCCTCCGGTGATGGCCATGAACCCTTCCCGCTGCGAGATTCCGAACATGATATGGTCCAGCGCTTCCTGATGGACTTCGCTGAAAAAGATGTACCGCGGGTCTGGCGTCAGACTGAATGGCTTTTCCTTGAAATTGTAAAAAACTCTATACACCCTGCCCCCCTTATTCTTCCGTCATGAGCTGGGATTGCATGGGAGACAGGAATTGATTGAAACGATCCTGCTCCTTCTTCAAGCGTTCATCAATTGACAATCCAACCATGACCTTGGGAGTCAGAATGATGACCAGCTCCGTTTTCTCATCCCTGTTGGCTTCATACTGGAACAACTTGCCCAGCAGGGGGATTTTCCCCAGAAAGGGCAGTTCGTTGTTATCCCGTTGCCGCGTATTCTTCATGAGCCCGCCGATCACAATCGTCTGGCCGCTCTTGGCCATGACCACGTTATTGGACTCGCGCACATCCAGAACGGGAACCCGGTTCTGACCGTCCGGGGAGACACGTTCTCCGGAGCGCTCCGACACGCTGGTGTTGATACTCATCATCACCGTGCCGTCCATGTTGATCTGCGGCAACACGTCGAGAACGATGCCAATGGTGATCTGCGACGGGATGAACTGCGTGGCCGAGGCCTGCGTCGTCGTCGCCGGAATGACCACCGGCATAAAGAAAATGTCCTCAGTGCCGACCTTGATCACCGCGCGCTGATTGTTCAGCGTGGCGATTTTGGGGCTCGACAGGACACTGACATTTCCCTGATCGCTGAGCGCGTCGATGAGCACACTGATCTGCGTGTTGCTGAGGCCATAGAAAATTCCGCCCGCCCCGGCAATCATCGTACCGAGGGTGCTATTGGATCCGCCCGAGTTGGAAAAGTTGAACGGCTGCCCCGGACCCGGCGTCAACCCCTGAAAAATATCCGGATCGGAATCATGGATGATTTTCAACGGACTGACCTGGCTCCAGTCCACGCCCAACCGGTATTCGTCGCTGAGGTTGACTTCCAGAATTTTCGCCTGAATGAACACCTGGCGTTGCACCGAGCCTTCTATGGCTTCCAGAAATTCGGCGACTTCGAGCAGGACGTCCGGATAATGATGGACGATGACCACGCCTGCCTGCCGGTTGATGGAGAAATAACTGTCCTGCCGTTTCTTGTCTTCCTCGTCCTTGCCCGGCAATTCACTGCCGATCTCGTCCGGGTTCAGCGGTTCGGTTTGCGCAGTGGGCGGCTGAAGGCCCAGCATGTTACCCAGCAGATTGCCTTGTTGCCCGGCATTGGTGCGGCCCGTGCGCCCGCGCTGTTCCTCAAAGATCTTTTCCTCATTCATCTCGTCGATGTTGTCAATCTTGCCGGCAACAATGCGCTTGAGACCGAAGAAAATTTCACGCCACAGATCATTGCGCTCGGAGGTGACCAGTTGTGTGGAGGTGCGGTTGTTCTGCTGATTCTGATTGTTGCCGGAGGAGTTGCCACTGAATCCGCCTCCGAAATTTCCGCCCGCGCCTCCCGTGAACCCCGACGCCACGCTGTTTTGACTTCCGGAAGTACCCGTTCCGCTCATCGACTGCACGGTGCTGGCTCCGGCGCGCTGGGAAACGATGTAGTTCATGCGGAACATGCGCGTTTCCATTTTACGCTTGAACACGCGGATGAATTTGCCGTCGAATTTGTAATCGAGGTGGAGCGGGGCGAGGACGTTTTCAAGCGCTTCGGAAATGGTGACGTCCTTGAGATCGACCGTCACTTTTTTCTGGATATCGGGATCGATGATGATGTTCTGCCTGACTCCTTTGGACAGAGCCATGAGGATGTTCTTGATGTCCGCATCTTTGGCCGACAAGGTGAACCGGGGCCCGGCACGCTGGAGCTGCTCCATGCGCACACTTTCTTCCCCCAGACCTTCCGGAACGAATTCGGGCTGACTCATCAGCAATTCCGCCGACGGCATGCCCGGATCGAGTTCCTGATCGAACGCATCGGGTTTCTGGCTTTCAAACGTCTTGTTCAACTCCGCCTCGTTGGACTGAGCCAGCGGGGAGTTGCTGTACGGATTGGAGGCGCAGGACGTCCCGCTCCACAAAACCCATGCAGCAATGAACGCGCAGACTGGTTTGTTTAACCTTGTCATAAATAACTTTAAAATATATTAATTTGTTTAAATTTAACTATAAATACTACACCAAATCAACCTGGGATTCCAGAAAAATATTAAGGTTTTTCTTTTTTCAATGGCTTGCAAGAGCACGATTGGCGAGGGAGGGGGTGCGGAAACAATCAGGGGAGGGTTCGTTTCACTGCCAGGGGCGAGGGTTGCAATTCCAGGGTGCGGCTTTTTTTGGCTCCCATGAGCACGACGGCATCACGGCCGATGTCCACGATTTCGTGTCCGTTTAACGAATCCCCTATCATATAGTTGCCGTCATTGATCACCGCGACGGGTCGCGGCCCCCCCCACACCACCGCCTGCAACGTCAGCGGCGGTGTCTCCACAGAGTCTTTTTGTTTGACGGGTTCCTTCTCTTTTTCCACAGAAACACTGCCGGATTGAGGCGCTTTGTAATACACGCCGGACGGCAGGGCAAACGGGTTGCGCTGAGTGCGAGCCATGAGGGATTCCGCATCCCGTACCGCCAACGCGGATTCCGGGAGCCACGCCATCGATAAAATCAGCACCCCCATCCACCAGCGGTACCGGAATTCATTTTGGGTTCGGTTCACGGCCTGCCTCACAACACAAACAATTGGATGATCATTTCGGTCTTCACCAACGGATGCGTGTCCCGGGTCCGGTCGATCTTCAGATTCTGGATCGAGAGCACCGCCGGGACTTCTTTCAGGGACTGCACGAAACGGCCCACGCCCTGATAGTCGCTCTTAATAGAGAGTGCCAGCATCACTTGCTTATAACGAACGCCACTCACCTCCACCTCCGTTTCCCGGGAGTTGAGGCTCAGCATCTCGGCTCGATGAAACTTGGCCTGTTTGCTGAGTGCGCGGACAATGCCTTCCACGTTTTCGGTCATGCTGGCCTTGGTGACCCGGATTTCCTCGCGCAGAGCACTTATCTGATCGTTCACCTGTTGAATCTGAGCCACCAGTTGTTCCGGGCTGGAGCGGGCAAGAGCCAATTCGAAACCATGCAGGCTTTCTGTAATCTGTTCCGTCTGCTTTACGATGTTATCGCGTTTGGCTGCCAACGGTTCGTATTCGAGCTTGTAATAACCCACGCCGATGACCACCAACGTTGTCATGATCAGGAGCAGGACCTCCCGCGTCGTCAACTTTTGCACCCAGGGTTGTTTGGGAAGATTCATCCTCAAAACCTCACGTCACGCCCGGTCGAAGGACCGGCGTGATGAACAGAGTGAAATCGATGCTCTTCCGGGTATAGCGATCCGTGTCCGTCACCTGCGATGTCATCAGCTTGACCTCGGACAACAGAGGCGACTTTTTCAGGTCCTTGAGAAACGCCTCCAGCGTTTTGAGCACTTTTTCACGGTTGCCGAATATGCTGCCCTTTACCAGCAACGCCCACCCTCTTTGCACGACTTTGCTCGTGTCCTCGTCTTCTTCCAACGCTCCCCCGTATTCGCTGAACGTGATCTGCTCCAGAGCCATGTTCCAGATGACGCGCGCCGCAATTTCATTCAGTACGCGCGGCAGATCCACCGGCGCCACCTGTTTTCGGGGCAGTTGAGCCTGCTCCGCCATCAGAATTTCTTTTTCTTCCTTCAGCTTTTTCAGTTTGCGCTTCGGGATATCGAGCGCCACAAAACGCTGCTTGAGCTGGTTCAATTGCTGCGTCCGGATCGCCAGGTTGTGTTCTTTATCATGGAGATCCAGCCGCAACAAGACACTGAATGCGGCCAGCAACAGGATCGCGATGGGAATGGGCGCCAGACGCGCCAGTTGTTGCAGGGTCTTGCTGAAGGACCGGCGGAACTCTTCCGGCAGCAGGTTGATCTTTTCGCACTGGTCCACGGCGCAGCCCGCGGCGGCCACCATGCTGTGGCCGTGTTCGGCGGCGTCGTCTTCGAGGTTGGGGCGATCCGGACTGGACAACTGCGACAACGGATTGTACGCGCTCACCGTCAGGTCAAAGTGCGCGCGGACATACTCCATAAAACCCTGGAGGCTGGTAGCCCCGCCGGTGAACACCACCCGCTCGACACTGGTGACGATGTAGGTGTTGACGAAGGAATCGATGGAGCGCTCGATCTCCTCCACCTGCCGCGTGACCACCGGCAGAATGCGTTCACGGAATTCACGGACAGGAATCCGATCGTGCGTCTCTTCCTCACTGCCTTCGGGCGGCAGCCCGTAACGCAGCTTGATTTCTTCCGCGCGTTTTTCATCGACCTGCACGGTGCGGCCGGCAGCGGTCACATAGTCGCCGACCAGGGCCTCCGTGATGTTGACGCCGCTGTTGGGAATTTCGCGGGAGAACAGGATTTCCATGCCGGTGACGAAATACACGCGGGTGCGCTGCGCCCCCATGTCGATGTAACAGGTGGAATGATCTTCCTTATGCGTGTCTTCAACCCAGACCCCATCGTACTCCTCAAGCGCCAGGGGCAACGGCAGGATGCCCGCGACCTCCAGCCCCGCTTCGGTGGCAATGGACACCAGCCGCTCCACTTCCTCCCGGGGGGCAATGACCGCCAGCAGCTCGTCGAACTCCAACCCCTCCTGCACGGTCTGCCCCAGCAGGTGAAAATCGACCACCGCTTCCTCCGGAGAAAACATCATGGCCTCGCGAGCGTCCCACTTGATCGCTTCCACCAGTTCCGAGTCCGGCATCTTGGGGATTTGGACCTTCCGTACCAGTATGTTGTAACTGCCAATCGTCAGGTAAACGCGCTTGGTCTTGATGCCCTGCCTGGAATAGAGCAGGCGGACGAGCCCGGCCAGCATTTCCTCGTTGTTGGCGCTGTCGCCCATCGCCTTCGGCACCACTTGGTAGCCCGAAGCGCCGATGGACCAACCGTCGCGACCCGGTTGCAGTTCGACCATCTTGATCGCATGGGAACCGATATCCAGTCCGACTGCGGTTTTACCTTGATTGAAGGACGATAACGCCATCCAGATTGCCTCTAAAATTAAAACTTAAGCCGTTTCAATGACTTAAAATCCACATCGAGCGGGCACGTGTAAGGACACCATTTTACATCAAGTCGCCACCTCAGCCTAATCTTAATTTAATCAATAGCTTAAAAGAATACGCCCATTTTAGCAGAACCCAGCCCGCCCGCTTCCCAAATCAGGGCAGGCATTGATTGTATTGCGGGGAGTTGGTCGCCGCGGTCGCGGCCCAGGTCGCCGTGGTGTCCTTCTTTAAATCCACGGCGTCGGCAAGGATGGCACCGGTCAAAACAGAATTTTGTTCGAAGGTCACCTTTTTGTCGGAAATAATGCCTCCAACGAATACAGAATTGTCCTTCAGGGTCACATCTTCTTCCGCGAGTAGGAGCACATTTGCCGCGTTGCCGCCCACGGCATTGATGATGGTACTGTTCTCCATCGTCAAAGTTTTTTCCGTATGAATGGTCAAGGTTCCGTTGACCTGGATTTCCGCATTATCCTTCATCAAAATCTCATCACCCACATAAATGGTGACATTACCGTTAATAATAAGACGGCTTGCATTTTCCATGGTGAGTTTCTGAGCAACATAAATAGTGATATCCGAGTTGATGGTGATGTCGTAGGAAATCAGGTGGCTATAATTACAATAGTGGTAGGGCGCGAGGAGAACCGGAGCGTTCACCATCGGAATGTAATCCAGATTCGGGCAGCCTCCCGGCGTGCCGGGAAATGCAATCGGATCGACCAATTGCGGGTTTGGACAATACCCTGTCTCCACCGTGCCGGTGACGCTGGCTTGCGGATGGACGCTTGGGGCCTGGCAGGAGGTGACAACGTTCTCTGCCAGCTTGCAGGAGTTGGCCTGCACGATGGTTTTGGACACTTCACGCTGAGCCCCCCGGTAAGTGCCGACGGAGGTGACGACGACGGTGCTGGCATCCACAGGCGCGAAGCTGGTGGTAAAATCCCCGTTGCCGGAACCGAAGGTTTTGGTGAAGCCGGTGACCAGCAGGGTCCAGTCGGTGTTGGCGGTCACCGCCGGGCAGTTGACATCGTTCAGCAACAAACAGGTTTCCGTGTAGCGCAGTCCGGCTTCTGCTGCCATGAAGGCATTGCTGCCGGTGGAGGCGAGCGCCGATCCGTATTGCTTGGTCTGCGTCTGGATCAGGAAACTGAGGGCGATGACGGCCACCAGCGCCGTCCCCAGCAACACCAGCACCAGCGCCGCAATGCCACGCTCATTATGGAGTGTTCCTGTTTTCAAAAAAAGATTCCGCATGGTCAACTCAAGGTGCGCGGCCGCACCGCCGAGGTCAGTGAAAACGCGCCGCTCTGCGCGCCGGTGACCGTCATCGAGAGAGTGTACCAACCGCCGTTGTCGGTGATGGAAAACGCGGTCATGCCCGTCGCAATCGTCGTGGTGGCGCTGCCCGTGCGTTGCAACGTGTCGGCGCCGGGACTGTAGGTGTAGCTGACGCCGCTGGTGGTCGTATCCTGCGCGTAGCCGAACTGCTTGTCGAAGGTGACGGTGTTGCCCGCGATATTGACGGTCGCCGGATCGGCGATGCGCAACTCGCGCACCAGCGCTTCCATGGCATAGTGCGTGCTGCCCACCACCTCCACCCGTTCGGAATGGAGCGTGTCCACCTGCGCCGCCTTGAAAAGAAACTGCGCACCCACCGCCACCATGATGCCGAGAATGACAATGACCACGATGATCTCGATCAACGTCATGCCCTGTTCATTCTGAATGCGGCGGCGTGGCGTCATGGCATCAATCCGTGGCGAACAAGGCGTAAAAGTTGACGGGAGTCATGTTGGCGCGGCTCACCGTCAGCGTGACTTTTTTGCCGAAGGTGGCTCCGGGACTGGAGGTATCGGGATCGGTGGCGTTGACGTCCTCCACCACCCAGTCATAGGAGTACGCGGCGAATCCGGCGACCGCGCACTGCACTTCGGTGACCGTCGCCTGAAACGCGGCACAGGTGTACGTTCCCGCCGCCGGGATCTGCGTGCGGGTTCTGGCGGCCATGGCCTCCATCTGCAACTGGCCCAGTTCCGCCGCCTCGATGACGTACTCCGGCGTCACCGATCCTTTCAAACTGGAAAACGCAATCATGATCGAAGGCACGGCAATGGCCACGACCAGAATGGCGATGATGATTTCGATGAGCGTGAAGCCGGCTTCGGTATCCATCCGCCGCAGCCGGAGTTGCCCGGTCTCGTTGCTCATGTCACCGACACCCTCCCCGAAAACGCTTCGACGGTGATGGATTTGGTCGCGCCTCCCGGTCCGGACAATGTCACCGTGCTGATCGTCTGCGGCTCGCCGTATTTGTTGAAATTGATGGTGCCGCCGGTGCCGATGGTGATGCCGCCGGGCAGGGTGCGGTTGGCGGTGAACGCGCCGACGGGATCGGTCAGCGTGTAGGACGCCGCGCCGCCGGTGAAGGCGATGCCGATGGGACTGCCCGCCGCCGGGTTGCGCGCCATGGCCAACTCCTGCGCGAAACGCAGGTCGGAAGCCACCATGCTGGCGGCGCTTTGCAGGGAAATGGCGCCGGTTCCCAAACGCGGCAGAAACAGCGCTCCCAGCACCCCGACCAGAACGATCACCATGATCGTTTCCAGCAGGGAAAATCCCTTTGCGTTGTTCCACACCGGGGGATGACGCCGACTCATGAGCCAACCTTCAAAAAAAGGGCTGTCGATGGGCTTTGGGACTCCCGCAGGAGTCACAAAAACCCTACAGACAGTATAAGGCCATTGCCGCGAATGAAAAGGGGAGGAACGCGCTCAAAGTTAGCCTTTTCAGGCCAATTCGCACATTTTGTTGGGGGGAGCCGATGCCGCGGGTGGCGGCGTCTTGCGTTTCGGCTGTTTTTCCAGCGGTTGCGGATAGCGGTAGGTCTTGCCTTCGAAATTCCGAACCACGACTTCCTTCTCGTTGAATTCGACGATCGAGTCGGGCAGCAAGCGCACCTTGCCACCGCCGCCCGGCGTGTCGATCACAAAGTAAGGCACCGCCATGCCGGAGGTGTGGCCCTGCAGGCCGCGGATGATTTCCAGACCTTTTTCAACCGTGGTGCGGAAGTGATCGGTGCCGACAGTCATATCGGCTTGATAGAGGTAATACGGTTTGACGCGGATGCGCAGCAGTTTCTGCACCAGTGTTTTCATGGTCTCGACATCGTCGTTGACGCCTTTCAGCAACACCGTCTGCGCGCCCAGCGGCAGTCCCGCATCGGCCAGCCGGTTGCAGGCCAACTCCACTTCCGGCGTGATCTCGTCCGGGTGGTTGAAGTGCAGGTTGGCATACAAGGGATGGTACTTTTTCAGGATCTCGCACAACTCCGGCGTCACGCGGTCCGGCAACGTGCCGGGAACGCGAGTGCCGATACGGATGATGTCCAGATGCGGAATGTCGCGCAACGCTTTCAGGATGCGTTCCAGCTCGCGGTCGGGCACCAGCAGGGGATCGCCGCCGGACATGATGACGTCGCGGATTTCGGGATGTGCGGCAATGTATTCGATGCCCTGACGCAAGGTCTCGCGGGTGACGATGCCGGGAAACCCGATCTTGCGTTTGCGCGTGCAGAAACGGCAGATGATCGGACACTGGTTGTTGAGCATCAACAGCACGCGGTCCGGGTAGCGATGCACCAGCTCCGGCACCGGCATGTCTTTTTCTTCGTGCAGGGGATCGGAGTCCAACCCCTCTTCCACATTCAACAAGTCGTCCAGTTCTTCGGACGTAGGCACCACCTGCTTCCACAACGGATCGTTTTCGCTTTTGACCTGTTTCAGGAAATAGGAGTTGATGCGGATGGGGAAGATCTCCGCCACCTTTTTCAGTTTTTCCTTATATTGATTGTCGCCGGAGACGAAGGGCAGATCCTCCACTTTGACGACGCTATCGCTCAATTGCCTTTGCCAGGATTCCATGACGTCCTTTTCCGATTTCAGTTGGAGTTGCTGGAGTACGTGGATTTCAGGTATCGGATGATTTCGTACTCGTCGTGCAGGATGACATCGCCGTCAACGAGAACGGGAACGAAGGTTTGACCGGTCAGTTCCTTGACTTCCTGCCGCTGCTGGTGAGGTGCAGGGACCATGATGGTTTCATAATCGAGGTCCAGCTGCTCGAGCGCGGATTGCACCATGGTGCAGTAACCGCACCCGTAAACACTATAAAATTTAATCATATAACGCTATCTTCACTTTCCGGCGGCGCATGGTACCATGACCGCATCCACCATACCATGAATTTTCTTTTTGTCCTGGGGGCACAAGGTGGCAAGGATGCCGCCCAGGGGCGCC of Nitrospina watsonii contains these proteins:
- the pilM gene encoding pilus assembly protein PilM; translation: MALSSFNQGKTAVGLDIGSHAIKMVELQPGRDGWSIGASGYQVVPKAMGDSANNEEMLAGLVRLLYSRQGIKTKRVYLTIGSYNILVRKVQIPKMPDSELVEAIKWDAREAMMFSPEEAVVDFHLLGQTVQEGLEFDELLAVIAPREEVERLVSIATEAGLEVAGILPLPLALEEYDGVWVEDTHKEDHSTCYIDMGAQRTRVYFVTGMEILFSREIPNSGVNITEALVGDYVTAAGRTVQVDEKRAEEIKLRYGLPPEGSEEETHDRIPVREFRERILPVVTRQVEEIERSIDSFVNTYIVTSVERVVFTGGATSLQGFMEYVRAHFDLTVSAYNPLSQLSSPDRPNLEDDAAEHGHSMVAAAGCAVDQCEKINLLPEEFRRSFSKTLQQLARLAPIPIAILLLAAFSVLLRLDLHDKEHNLAIRTQQLNQLKQRFVALDIPKRKLKKLKEEKEILMAEQAQLPRKQVAPVDLPRVLNEIAARVIWNMALEQITFSEYGGALEEDEDTSKVVQRGWALLVKGSIFGNREKVLKTLEAFLKDLKKSPLLSEVKLMTSQVTDTDRYTRKSIDFTLFITPVLRPGVT
- a CDS encoding DUF7305 domain-containing protein; its protein translation is MKTGTLHNERGIAALVLVLLGTALVAVIALSFLIQTQTKQYGSALASTGSNAFMAAEAGLRYTETCLLLNDVNCPAVTANTDWTLLVTGFTKTFGSGNGDFTTSFAPVDASTVVVTSVGTYRGAQREVSKTIVQANSCKLAENVVTSCQAPSVHPQASVTGTVETGYCPNPQLVDPIAFPGTPGGCPNLDYIPMVNAPVLLAPYHYCNYSHLISYDITINSDITIYVAQKLTMENASRLIINGNVTIYVGDEILMKDNAEIQVNGTLTIHTEKTLTMENSTIINAVGGNAANVLLLAEEDVTLKDNSVFVGGIISDKKVTFEQNSVLTGAILADAVDLKKDTTATWAATAATNSPQYNQCLP
- a CDS encoding prepilin-type N-terminal cleavage/methylation domain-containing protein yields the protein MTPRRRIQNEQGMTLIEIIVVIVILGIMVAVGAQFLFKAAQVDTLHSERVEVVGSTHYAMEALVRELRIADPATVNIAGNTVTFDKQFGYAQDTTTSGVSYTYSPGADTLQRTGSATTTIATGMTAFSITDNGGWYTLSMTVTGAQSGAFSLTSAVRPRTLS
- a CDS encoding prepilin-type N-terminal cleavage/methylation domain-containing protein; amino-acid sequence: MSNETGQLRLRRMDTEAGFTLIEIIIAILVVAIAVPSIMIAFSSLKGSVTPEYVIEAAELGQLQMEAMAARTRTQIPAAGTYTCAAFQATVTEVQCAVAGFAAYSYDWVVEDVNATDPDTSSPGATFGKKVTLTVSRANMTPVNFYALFATD
- a CDS encoding pilus assembly FimT family protein produces the protein MSRRHPPVWNNAKGFSLLETIMVIVLVGVLGALFLPRLGTGAISLQSAASMVASDLRFAQELAMARNPAAGSPIGIAFTGGAASYTLTDPVGAFTANRTLPGGITIGTGGTINFNKYGEPQTISTVTLSGPGGATKSITVEAFSGRVSVT
- a CDS encoding KamA family radical SAM protein; the encoded protein is MESWQRQLSDSVVKVEDLPFVSGDNQYKEKLKKVAEIFPIRINSYFLKQVKSENDPLWKQVVPTSEELDDLLNVEEGLDSDPLHEEKDMPVPELVHRYPDRVLLMLNNQCPIICRFCTRKRKIGFPGIVTRETLRQGIEYIAAHPEIRDVIMSGGDPLLVPDRELERILKALRDIPHLDIIRIGTRVPGTLPDRVTPELCEILKKYHPLYANLHFNHPDEITPEVELACNRLADAGLPLGAQTVLLKGVNDDVETMKTLVQKLLRIRVKPYYLYQADMTVGTDHFRTTVEKGLEIIRGLQGHTSGMAVPYFVIDTPGGGGKVRLLPDSIVEFNEKEVVVRNFEGKTYRYPQPLEKQPKRKTPPPAASAPPNKMCELA
- a CDS encoding glutaredoxin family protein; translated protein: MIKFYSVYGCGYCTMVQSALEQLDLDYETIMVPAPHQQRQEVKELTGQTFVPVLVDGDVILHDEYEIIRYLKSTYSSNSN